One segment of Chionomys nivalis chromosome 1, mChiNiv1.1, whole genome shotgun sequence DNA contains the following:
- the Fam110c gene encoding protein FAM110C has protein sequence MRALSAVDALARMRPPLRDPRAAEDTHTALPARKSAVERLAADRAKYVRSTPGSSQGSVSEGRVPETPGVQHRNPVPSAVPPAPVARRVIPRKPLRPDSLVIYRQKCEFVRGPGTDGSRVGTVKKFSQGSPKDKIPVAPETTVVSGEGKTKETEATWTKSDQAVATSLATPLSPPTPVVATESPDVPLKVASKVPVAPSAGELRVSRRRGLQRSQSDLSSRYSIARAEPDNFFLYCGLEPEVVEALGRENFSAGSDCVTFKVRSVSMATSDSSFSRHSEDGLQEEELMEQMPSTTSVVERNARIIKWLFTCKKAKETPSQRLQGPA, from the coding sequence ATGCGGGCCCTGTCGGCCGTGGACGCACTTGCCAGAATGCGACCTCCTCTCCGGGACCCCAGGGCGGCGGAGGACACTCACACGGCACTGCCAGCGCGCAAGAGCGCGGTGGAGAGACTGGCGGCCGACCGCGCCAAGTACGTTCGGAGCACGCCGGGATCCAGCCAGGGTTCTGTCTCCGAGGGCAGGGTCCCTGAGACCCCAGGGGTGCAGCACCGCAACCCAGTTCCTTCGGCTGTTCCTCCAGCTCCCGTAGCCCGCAGGGTTATCCCTCGGAAGCCGCTGAGACCTGATTCGTTGGTCATCTACCGACAGAAATGCGAATTCGTCCGAGGGCCAGGAACAGACGGTTCCAGAGTGGGGACTGTGAAGAAGTTTTCCCAGGGGTCTCCCAAGGACAAAATACCAGTGGCCCCTGAGACGACCGTGGTGTCAGGTGAGGGCAAGACGAAGGAAACAGAGGCCACTTGGACCAAGTCCGATCAGGCGGTAGCCACTAGCCTAGCCACTCCGTTGTCACCTCCCACCCCTGTAGTGGCCACGGAGTCCCCAGATGTGCCTTTGAAGGTGGCTTCCAAGGTTCCTGTCGCACCCTCCGCAGGGGAGCTACGGGTATCGCGTCGCAGAGGATTGCAGCGCTCTCAGTCAGATCTCAGCTCCCGCTACTCGATAGCCAGGGCCGAACCCGACAACTTCTTCCTTTATTGCGGCCTGGAACCTGAAGTGGTGGAGGCTCTTGGGAGAGAGAACTTCTCTGCTGGGTCCGACTGTGTTACATTCAAAGTGCGGAGCGTGAGCATGGCTACTTCTGATAGTAGCTTCTCCAGGCACAGCGAGGACGGGCTTCAAGAAGAGGAGCTCATGGAGCAGATGCCCAGCACCACCTCTGTAGTAGAAAGGAACGCCCGTATCATAAAATGGCTGTTTACCTGCAAGAAGGCCAAAGAAACCCCCAGCCAGAGGTTGCAGGGACCTGCCTGA